In a genomic window of Nomascus leucogenys isolate Asia chromosome 4, Asia_NLE_v1, whole genome shotgun sequence:
- the MFHAS1 gene encoding malignant fibrous histiocytoma-amplified sequence 1 isoform X2, with protein sequence MAGMDSGNLKTARLWRDAALRARKLRSNLRQLTLTAAGACPGAGADALESPASPQLVLPANLGDIEALNLGNNGLEEVPEGLGSALGSLRVLVLRRNRFARLPPAVAELGHHLTELDVSHNRLTALGAEVVSALREMRKLNLSHNQLPALPAQLGALAHLEELDVSFNRLAHLPDSLSCLSRLRTLDVDHNQLTAFPRQLLQLAALEELDVSSNRLRGLPEDISALRALKILWLSGAELGTLPAGFCELASLESLMLDNNGLQALPAQFSCLQRLKMLNLSSNLFEEFPAALLPLAGLEELYLSRNQLTSVPSLISGLGRLLTLWLDNNRIRYLPDSIVELTGLEELVLQGNQIAVLPDNFGQLSRVGLWKIKDNPLIQPPYEVCMKGIPYIAAYQKELAHSQPAVQPRLKLLLMGHKAAGKTLLRHCLTEERVEGCPGGGDEEKCYPPSPPPVSKGIEVTSWTADASRGLRFIVYDLAGDESYEVIQPFFLSPGALYVLVVNLASYEPRRFPTTVGSFLHRVGARVPHAVVCIVGTHADLCGERELEEKCLDIHRQIALQEKHDAEGLSRLAQVVDEALARDFELRSASPHAAYYGVSDKNLRRRKAHFQYLLNHRLQILSPVLPVSCRDPRHLKRLRDKLLSVAEHREIFPNLHRVLPRSWQVLEELHFQPPQAQRLWLSWWDSARLGLQAGLTEDRLQSALSYLHESGKLLYFEDSPALKEHVFHNLTRLIDILNVFFQRDPSLLLHKLLLGTSGEGKAEGESSPPMALPTPSQELLRATQLHQYVEGFLLHGLLPAHVIRLLLKPHVQAQQDLQLLLELLEKMGLCYCLNKPKGKPLNGSTAWYKFPCYVQNEVPHAEAWINGTNLAGQSFVAEQLQIEYSFPFTFPPGLFARYSVQINSHVVHRSDGKFQIFAYRGKVPVVVSYRPAKGVLQPDTLSIASHASLPNIWTAWQAITPLVEELNVLLQEWPGLHYTVHILCSKCLKRGSPNPHAFPGELLSQPRPEGVAEIICPKNGSERVNVALVYPPTPTVISPCSKYLHTFLEN encoded by the coding sequence ATGGCTGGGATGGACAGTGGCAACCTGAAGACGGCGAGGCTGTGGCGGGACGCCGCCCTGCGTGCCAGGAAGCTGCGGAGCAACCTGCGCCAGCTCACGCTCACCGCCGCCGGGGCCTGCCCCGGGGCCGGGGCCGACGCGCTCGAGTCCCCCGCCTCTCCCCAGCTCGTGCTGCCGGCCAACCTCGGGGACATTGAGGCACTGAACCTGGGGAACAACGGCCTGGAGGAGGTACCCGAGGGGCTGGGGTCGGCGCTGGGCAGCCTGCGCGTCCTGGTCCTGCGCAGGAACCGCTTCGCCCGGCTGCCCCCGGCGGTGGCCGAGCTCGGCCACCACCTCACCGAGCTGGACGTGAGCCACAACCGGCTGACCGCCCTGGGCGCGGAGGTGGTGAGTGCTCTGAGGGAGATGCGGAAGCTCAATCTCAGCCACAACCAGCTGCCCGCGCTGCCCGCCCAGCTGGGCGCTCTCGCTCACCTGGAGGAGCTGGACGTCAGCTTTAACCGGCTGGCGCACCTGCCTGactccctctcctgcctctcccgCCTGCGCACCCTGGACGTGGATCACAACCAGCTCACTGCCTTCCCCCGGCAGCTGCTGCAGCTGGCGGCCCTGGAGGAGCTGGACGTGTCCAGCAACCGGCTGCGGGGCCTGCCTGAGGATATCAGTGCCCTGCGTGCCCTCAAGATCCTCTGGCTGAGTGGGGCCGAGCTTGGCACGCTGCCCGCCGGTTTCTGCGAGCTGGCCAGTTTGGAGAGCCTCATGCTAGACAACAACGGGCTGCAGGCTCTGCCCGCCCAGTTCAGCTGCCTGCAGCGGCTCAAAATGCTCAACCTCTCTTCCAACCTCTTCGAGGAGTTCCCTGCCGCGCTGCTGCCCCTGGCTGGTCTGGAGGAGCTCTACCTTAGTCGCAACCAGCTCACCTCGGTGCCATCCCTTATCTCGGGCCTGGGCCGGCTTCTCACCTTGTGGCTGGATAATAACCGCATCCGCTACCTGCCGGACTCCATCGTGGAGCTGACCGGCCTGGAGGAGCTCGTGCTGCAGGGGAACCAGATCGCGGTGCTGCCCGACAACTTTGGCCAGCTCTCCCGGGTGGGTTTGTGGAAGATCAAAGACAACCCACTGATCCAGCCCCCTTACGAGGTCTGCATGAAGGGGATCCCCTACATCGCAGCCTACCAGAAGGAACTGGCTCATTCCCAGCCGGCGGTGCAGCCCCGGCTCAAGCTGCTCCTGATGGGGCATAAGGCTGCAGGAAAGACTTTGCTGCGCCACTGCCTCACCGAGGAGAGAGTGGAGGGATGCCCAGGAGGAGGGGACGAGGAGAAGTGCTACCCACCGTCACCTCCCCCTGTGAGCAAGGGCATCGAGGTGACCAGCTGGACGGCCGATGCCTCCCGGGGCCTGCGGTTCATCGTGTATGACTTAGCTGGGGATGAAAGTTACGAGGTGATCCAGCCCTTCTTCCTGTCCCCAGGGGCCCTATATGTGCTGGTGGTCAACTTGGCCAGCTATGAGCCTCGCCGCTTTCCTACTACCGTGGGCTCCTTCTTGCATCGGGTCGGGGCGAGAGTGCCCCACGCGGTGGTGTGCATCGTGGGCACCCACGCGGACCTGTGCGGAGAGCGTGAGCTGGAGGAGAAGTGTCTGGACATTCACCGCCAGATCGCCCTGCAGGAGAAGCACGACGCGGAGGGGCTGAGCCGCTTGGCCCAGGTGGTGGACGAGGCACTGGCCCGGGACTTCGAGCTGCGCTCTGCCAGCCCCCACGCAGCCTACTACGGCGTTTCGGACAAGAACCTTCGACGGCGCAAGGCCCATTTTCAATACCTGCTCAACCACCGGCTGCAAATCCTCTCCCCGGTGTTGCCTGTTAGCTGCAGGGATCCGCGCCACTTAAAACGCCTTCGGGACAAGTTGCTGTCAGTTGCTGAGCACCGAGAAATCTTCCCCAACTTACACAGAGTACTGCCTCGATCCTGGCAGGTGCTGGAGGAACTGCATTTCCAGCCACCTCAGGCCCAGCGACTGTGGCTAAGCTGGTGGGATTCGGCGCGCCTGGGCCTGCAGGCGGGTCTGACCGAGGACCGACTGCAGAGTGCCCTCTCCTACCTGCATGAGAGCGGCAAGCTACTCTACTTTGAGGACAGTCCGGCCCTCAAGGAGCACGTCTTCCACAACCTCACCCGCCTCATCGACATCCTCAATGTCTTCTTCCAGAGGGATCCCTCTTTGCTGCTGCATAAGCTGCTCCTAGGGACCAGTGGAGAGGGCAAGGCGGAGGGGGAAAGCTCCCCGCCCATGGCGCTGCCCACTCCGAGCCAGGAACTGCTCCGAGCCACCCAGCTCCATCAGTATGTGGAGGGCTTTCTGTTGCATGGGCTCTTGCCAGCTCATGTCATTCGGTTGCTGCTTAAGCCTCATGTCCAGGCCCAGCAGGACTTGCAGCTGTTGCTGGAGCTGCTGGAGAAGATGGGACTCTGTTACTGCCTCAATAAACCCAAGGGCAAGCCTTTGAATGGTTCCACAGCTTGGTACAAGTTCCCATGCTATGTGCAGAACGAGGTGCCCCATGCAGAAGCCTGGATTAATGGGACCAACCTAGCTGGGCAGTCTTTTGTGGCTGAGCAGTTGCAAATTGAATATAGCTTTCCTTTTACCTTCCCACCTGGGTTGTTTGCACGGTACAGTGTCCAGATCAACAGCCACGTGGTGCACAGGTCGGATGGTAAATTTCAGATCTTTGCCTATAGAGGGAAAGTTCCTGTGGTGGTGAGTTACAGACCTGCCAAGGGAGTCCTGCAGCCAGACACCCTGTCCATTGCTAGCCATGCATCATTACCAAATATATGGACCGCATGGCAAGCCATAACCCCCTTGGTGGAGGAACTGAATGTCCTGCTTCAGGAATGGCCTGGACTGCACTACACCGTGCACATTCTCTGTTCTAAGTGCCTTAAGAGAGGATCGCCCAATCCACATGCTTTTCCAG
- the MFHAS1 gene encoding malignant fibrous histiocytoma-amplified sequence 1 isoform X1 codes for MAGMDSGNLKTARLWRDAALRARKLRSNLRQLTLTAAGACPGAGADALESPASPQLVLPANLGDIEALNLGNNGLEEVPEGLGSALGSLRVLVLRRNRFARLPPAVAELGHHLTELDVSHNRLTALGAEVVSALREMRKLNLSHNQLPALPAQLGALAHLEELDVSFNRLAHLPDSLSCLSRLRTLDVDHNQLTAFPRQLLQLAALEELDVSSNRLRGLPEDISALRALKILWLSGAELGTLPAGFCELASLESLMLDNNGLQALPAQFSCLQRLKMLNLSSNLFEEFPAALLPLAGLEELYLSRNQLTSVPSLISGLGRLLTLWLDNNRIRYLPDSIVELTGLEELVLQGNQIAVLPDNFGQLSRVGLWKIKDNPLIQPPYEVCMKGIPYIAAYQKELAHSQPAVQPRLKLLLMGHKAAGKTLLRHCLTEERVEGCPGGGDEEKCYPPSPPPVSKGIEVTSWTADASRGLRFIVYDLAGDESYEVIQPFFLSPGALYVLVVNLASYEPRRFPTTVGSFLHRVGARVPHAVVCIVGTHADLCGERELEEKCLDIHRQIALQEKHDAEGLSRLAQVVDEALARDFELRSASPHAAYYGVSDKNLRRRKAHFQYLLNHRLQILSPVLPVSCRDPRHLKRLRDKLLSVAEHREIFPNLHRVLPRSWQVLEELHFQPPQAQRLWLSWWDSARLGLQAGLTEDRLQSALSYLHESGKLLYFEDSPALKEHVFHNLTRLIDILNVFFQRDPSLLLHKLLLGTSGEGKAEGESSPPMALPTPSQELLRATQLHQYVEGFLLHGLLPAHVIRLLLKPHVQAQQDLQLLLELLEKMGLCYCLNKPKGKPLNGSTAWYKFPCYVQNEVPHAEAWINGTNLAGQSFVAEQLQIEYSFPFTFPPGLFARYSVQINSHVVHRSDGKFQIFAYRGKVPVVVSYRPAKGVLQPDTLSIASHASLPNIWTAWQAITPLVEELNVLLQEWPGLHYTVHILCSKCLKRGSPNPHAFPGELLSQPRPEGVAEIICPKNGSERVNVALVYPPTPTVISPCSKKNVGEKHRNQ; via the coding sequence ATGGCTGGGATGGACAGTGGCAACCTGAAGACGGCGAGGCTGTGGCGGGACGCCGCCCTGCGTGCCAGGAAGCTGCGGAGCAACCTGCGCCAGCTCACGCTCACCGCCGCCGGGGCCTGCCCCGGGGCCGGGGCCGACGCGCTCGAGTCCCCCGCCTCTCCCCAGCTCGTGCTGCCGGCCAACCTCGGGGACATTGAGGCACTGAACCTGGGGAACAACGGCCTGGAGGAGGTACCCGAGGGGCTGGGGTCGGCGCTGGGCAGCCTGCGCGTCCTGGTCCTGCGCAGGAACCGCTTCGCCCGGCTGCCCCCGGCGGTGGCCGAGCTCGGCCACCACCTCACCGAGCTGGACGTGAGCCACAACCGGCTGACCGCCCTGGGCGCGGAGGTGGTGAGTGCTCTGAGGGAGATGCGGAAGCTCAATCTCAGCCACAACCAGCTGCCCGCGCTGCCCGCCCAGCTGGGCGCTCTCGCTCACCTGGAGGAGCTGGACGTCAGCTTTAACCGGCTGGCGCACCTGCCTGactccctctcctgcctctcccgCCTGCGCACCCTGGACGTGGATCACAACCAGCTCACTGCCTTCCCCCGGCAGCTGCTGCAGCTGGCGGCCCTGGAGGAGCTGGACGTGTCCAGCAACCGGCTGCGGGGCCTGCCTGAGGATATCAGTGCCCTGCGTGCCCTCAAGATCCTCTGGCTGAGTGGGGCCGAGCTTGGCACGCTGCCCGCCGGTTTCTGCGAGCTGGCCAGTTTGGAGAGCCTCATGCTAGACAACAACGGGCTGCAGGCTCTGCCCGCCCAGTTCAGCTGCCTGCAGCGGCTCAAAATGCTCAACCTCTCTTCCAACCTCTTCGAGGAGTTCCCTGCCGCGCTGCTGCCCCTGGCTGGTCTGGAGGAGCTCTACCTTAGTCGCAACCAGCTCACCTCGGTGCCATCCCTTATCTCGGGCCTGGGCCGGCTTCTCACCTTGTGGCTGGATAATAACCGCATCCGCTACCTGCCGGACTCCATCGTGGAGCTGACCGGCCTGGAGGAGCTCGTGCTGCAGGGGAACCAGATCGCGGTGCTGCCCGACAACTTTGGCCAGCTCTCCCGGGTGGGTTTGTGGAAGATCAAAGACAACCCACTGATCCAGCCCCCTTACGAGGTCTGCATGAAGGGGATCCCCTACATCGCAGCCTACCAGAAGGAACTGGCTCATTCCCAGCCGGCGGTGCAGCCCCGGCTCAAGCTGCTCCTGATGGGGCATAAGGCTGCAGGAAAGACTTTGCTGCGCCACTGCCTCACCGAGGAGAGAGTGGAGGGATGCCCAGGAGGAGGGGACGAGGAGAAGTGCTACCCACCGTCACCTCCCCCTGTGAGCAAGGGCATCGAGGTGACCAGCTGGACGGCCGATGCCTCCCGGGGCCTGCGGTTCATCGTGTATGACTTAGCTGGGGATGAAAGTTACGAGGTGATCCAGCCCTTCTTCCTGTCCCCAGGGGCCCTATATGTGCTGGTGGTCAACTTGGCCAGCTATGAGCCTCGCCGCTTTCCTACTACCGTGGGCTCCTTCTTGCATCGGGTCGGGGCGAGAGTGCCCCACGCGGTGGTGTGCATCGTGGGCACCCACGCGGACCTGTGCGGAGAGCGTGAGCTGGAGGAGAAGTGTCTGGACATTCACCGCCAGATCGCCCTGCAGGAGAAGCACGACGCGGAGGGGCTGAGCCGCTTGGCCCAGGTGGTGGACGAGGCACTGGCCCGGGACTTCGAGCTGCGCTCTGCCAGCCCCCACGCAGCCTACTACGGCGTTTCGGACAAGAACCTTCGACGGCGCAAGGCCCATTTTCAATACCTGCTCAACCACCGGCTGCAAATCCTCTCCCCGGTGTTGCCTGTTAGCTGCAGGGATCCGCGCCACTTAAAACGCCTTCGGGACAAGTTGCTGTCAGTTGCTGAGCACCGAGAAATCTTCCCCAACTTACACAGAGTACTGCCTCGATCCTGGCAGGTGCTGGAGGAACTGCATTTCCAGCCACCTCAGGCCCAGCGACTGTGGCTAAGCTGGTGGGATTCGGCGCGCCTGGGCCTGCAGGCGGGTCTGACCGAGGACCGACTGCAGAGTGCCCTCTCCTACCTGCATGAGAGCGGCAAGCTACTCTACTTTGAGGACAGTCCGGCCCTCAAGGAGCACGTCTTCCACAACCTCACCCGCCTCATCGACATCCTCAATGTCTTCTTCCAGAGGGATCCCTCTTTGCTGCTGCATAAGCTGCTCCTAGGGACCAGTGGAGAGGGCAAGGCGGAGGGGGAAAGCTCCCCGCCCATGGCGCTGCCCACTCCGAGCCAGGAACTGCTCCGAGCCACCCAGCTCCATCAGTATGTGGAGGGCTTTCTGTTGCATGGGCTCTTGCCAGCTCATGTCATTCGGTTGCTGCTTAAGCCTCATGTCCAGGCCCAGCAGGACTTGCAGCTGTTGCTGGAGCTGCTGGAGAAGATGGGACTCTGTTACTGCCTCAATAAACCCAAGGGCAAGCCTTTGAATGGTTCCACAGCTTGGTACAAGTTCCCATGCTATGTGCAGAACGAGGTGCCCCATGCAGAAGCCTGGATTAATGGGACCAACCTAGCTGGGCAGTCTTTTGTGGCTGAGCAGTTGCAAATTGAATATAGCTTTCCTTTTACCTTCCCACCTGGGTTGTTTGCACGGTACAGTGTCCAGATCAACAGCCACGTGGTGCACAGGTCGGATGGTAAATTTCAGATCTTTGCCTATAGAGGGAAAGTTCCTGTGGTGGTGAGTTACAGACCTGCCAAGGGAGTCCTGCAGCCAGACACCCTGTCCATTGCTAGCCATGCATCATTACCAAATATATGGACCGCATGGCAAGCCATAACCCCCTTGGTGGAGGAACTGAATGTCCTGCTTCAGGAATGGCCTGGACTGCACTACACCGTGCACATTCTCTGTTCTAAGTGCCTTAAGAGAGGATCGCCCAATCCACATGCTTTTCCAG